The Mesorhizobium sp. AR02 genomic interval ATGTGCTCGGCGCCCTGCGGCCGGCCGCGCTGAAAGCCATTGTTCTCAACGACATCGGGCCGGTGATCGAGCCGGCCGGCCTCGCCCACATCCAGTCCTATCTCGAACGCGCGCCGAAGGCGAAAACTTTCGCCGAGTTGGTGAATGCCCAGCGCAGCGTTCACGGCAAGGATTTTCCCGTGCTCACCGACGCCGACTGGACGCGGATGGTGGGCGCGCTCTACCGCGAGACGAATCAAGGGGTGGTACCGGATTTTGACCCGAAACTGGTCGACACGGTCGCCAATCTCGACCTGTCGCAGCCATTGCCCGCCCTGTGGCCGCAATTCGACGCGCTGGCGGCCATTCCCTTGCTCACCATCCGCGGCGCCAATTCGAGACTGCTGTCCGCGGACACCATGCGGCAAATGCGAGAGCATCATCCGGCGATGGAAACTATTACGGTCGACGGCCAGGGTCACGCACCATTCCTAGAAACCGGCAGCTTGCCCGGCGATATAGCGGCCTTCCTTGATCGGGCTGAGCGCTAAAGCGCGTCGCGTCTGAACGAATCCATGCGACGCGCCTTACGTCTTTGTTTATGCATGTCGTTCTCCCAAAACCGAGGCCACTTTTCGGCGACATGCATTAGTCCAAACAAAGTAAACCCCAAGACCAGATCTGGCTCTGGGGTTAACATAACAGTATATGCAAGCCGGTGGAACTATTTGACCTTTGAGCTTTTCCCCGACGCTTTGGCCGACTTCGCCGTGCCCGCCTCGCCTGTCTGGCCCCGCTTTGGCGTCGAAGCCGCGGTCAACGGAGACGAGAACACCGAGCTTTCGGCACCGTGCGGCGACGCTTCGCTTCGCGGCGTTTCCAGCACCACGACGCAGCCGTCAAGATCGTTGGTAGCCAGATGCGCGTAGCGCATGGTCATCGACAGGGTCTGATGGCCGAGCCACATCTGCACACGCCTGATGTCGATACCGCCCTGGACAAGGCGCGAGGCGCAGGTGTGGCGCAGGATGTGTGGTACGACCTGATCGTCGGCACCAAGGCCAACTTCGGCTTTCGCCTCGTTCCAGATCGCACGGAACTGTGCCTGGCTCAATTTGGTGAACGGGCCTTTGGGCCGGCGGCCTTCGGTCGGAGGCAGCTTGATGACATCCTTGACCCGCTCGGTCATCGGAATGGTGCGGCTGCGGCCGGATTTGGTGATCCAGAAGGAGACGCGATGTTCCTGGATGTCGTTCCAGATCAGCCCGAGCGCCTCGCCAAGGCGGCATCCGGTGTCGACGAGGAAGACGGAAAGCCTGTAGGCATCCTCGCTGCGGGTCCTGATGGCGGAAAACAGCCTCGCCTCTTCCTCCCTCTCGAGGAAGCGAATCCGTCCCGCCCGCTCCTTCTGGCGGCGGAACTCGGGCAGGCTGTGTATATCTCCCATCTTGTAAGCCTTGCGCAGCAGTTTGCTGAGGGCAGCCATCTTTCGGTTGATGGTTGCGTTGCTGTTGCCGCGCTGGCGCAAGGTGCCAATAAGGTTATCAAGGGTACTCTGGTCAAGGGCGCTGAAACGCTCCCCAAGGAGGATCTCGTCTATTTCGCCAATGAAAGAGCTGACATTGTATTTATGCCGCCCATCATCCCACAGTATGTCCCGGTAAACTGAAAAAAGCTCTCCGACCCTGTACGACTTTACTTCTCTTATCTTGTTATAGGTGTACTTGATCTTTGAGTTCTGAGAAGAAAACATCGAAAACGGATCCGGGGGGCTACCCTCTTGAATCGCTTCGTTGGTCATAGTCCGTCACACCCCCATGTGGATAGATCAGCCCTATCCGCTTGGAAGCGTCCTTTCAAGAGATTTTAATCACGCGGTTGTGATCCCATCCGCCCATCAACGGATCCCACGACATCGTCCCGCGGATTTATTCAGCTACCGATTCCCCCTGTTCCTTCTGTTGCGTTGACCCAGTCACGAAACAAAACAGCCCGGGCGTTTGCGCGCCCGGGCTGGATTTCACCTGTAAGGAACCAGCCCTTAGAAGGAGCGCTGGAAGCGGAGCATGCCGCCGACGCTATTCTTCTTGGTGCCACCGGTCCAATTGTAGAAATTTCCGTCAAAATTGCCAAAATTGCCCACATGCGAGTAGTCGACTTCGGCTGTAACCGTCAGGCCCGGAACAACGTCATAGGCAACGTTCGCAGCGACGCCGACGTTCTTCCACTGATCGGTGGAAGCCTGCAAGTTGAACGAAGTCTTCTCGTTGAACTTGTAGGTGCCGCCGCCCCACACCGCCCAGCTGCCACCCCACGGCTTGTAGAAGCCGCGACCGCCTGCATAGTCGTGGTAGCTCGTATCCTCAAGGTGGCTCTTGGTGCCCCAGCCGCCCATGATGAACAGCGACAATGCACTGGAGACGTTCACATCCAAGCGGACCTTGCCGGAAACTTCCTGGTAGTTGCTGTCGTAAGCAACGACGCCGGTGATGGCGCCCCAGCCTTGCGTCCACTTCAAGCCGCCGACGACGTGCGGAACATAGGAGTCGATGGTACCAACGCCGTAATAAGTGTAAGAGCCAGCGTTAACGTGATTGGCACCGTGGACAAAGGCGCCGCCGGTGCCGCCCGAGCCTTCTTCAAGCGAGACAATGGCCGAGAAACCGTTGCCAGCATCGAAGGTGTACTGCACGACGTTGGTGTCGAAGCCACCATAAGGAACCAGCGTATCCTGAATGACGCTGCCGGCGTAGCCGATGAACGTATCGAAGGCCGATTCATCCTTACCGACGCGCAGGCCACCAAGCTGGATCCACGCGAAGTTCAGCGAAGGACCGCTGTTGCCGGCGGAGTTCGGGTCGAGATCGTCATTGTGGTTTTGAAAATTGAAGCGGGTCTCGGTGTAGGTCTTCAACGTGCCGAGCTCGGTCTCCTGGCCGGTCCAGGTCTTCAGCGAGAAGCGAGCATGCTTTTGAAATGTGCCCTGGTCCTTGCCGTCCTTGACGTCGTGGCTGCGAGCACCATCGAACGATCCGATGTCACCGACGCCGATGTCGTAACGGATGTAACCGCCGATGCGCAGGCAGGTTTCGGTGCCGGGGATGTAGAAGTAGCCAGCGCCGTAGACGTCACAGATCTTGACGTATTCAGCGGGTTCCGGCTCGGCGACGACGACGGCGTCGGCGGCGCGCGCACCGGAAACTGCGATCAGGGCCGCAGCGGAGCCGAGGAGAAGGCTCTTAATGTTCATTTTCTGACCTCCAGTCAAAAGTTAAAAAACGGGTCTGGGTATTCTTTGCTGAAGGACAGCGTTCCCTGCCCCATCCCCACTACCGAAAAAGATGCGCACCGCGCCGCTTCCTCGAAACCGACATTACCCATGAGCCGGCGGCGTTCAACAACGATCGTACCGGCGAAAGGGCTGTTCGGCTGCTATCCCCCAGCGTTGTTGCACAAATGACACGATTTGGCCTCACTCAGAAAGCTCTTGTTAACCATCAGCCCCGCCGCAACCGCTTATTTCCCACCGAATCCGACAATCGGCAGACGGAATCATGGCAGGGTCGCGAGTCACCAGACAGGGAGTTGCCGCAAAACGGCCGTACCAGGTAACCCCGCGGTTCCGGCCCGCTGTTATTTTTCCATATAATGATGCGGGCTTGTTGATTGTGCCGGCGCTTTTCTTTATCCACCGGCGCAACGGAGAGGTGGCCGAGTGGTCGAAGGCGCTCCCCTGCTAAGGGAGTAGAGGTCAAAAGCTTCTCGTGGGTTCGAATCCCATCCTCTCCGCCATCCTGCTTCGCTCTTCGAGCTTCGCAGGACAAGTCCAGACCTTCGCACGAAGCAGGATGCCCTCCGAAGCCTCGGCGAAGGAGGGCCACAAGCACCTCAAGTTCCTAGTAAAATGGGATTGGCAGTCTGACCTCCAGGAGCCAGGATGCGTGCATCCGGCGAAGGAGCGCGGTTCGTGTGGTATGTTTATCTGTTGGAAAGCAAGGCTGCGGAAGGTGAGCGCTATATCGGTGTAACTTCGGACCTGAGGCGGCGGCTTGCCGAGCACAATGCCGGAAAATCCAGCCATACGTCCAAGTTTCTGCCATGGCGGATCGTGACCTACATGGCCTTCTCGAGCCAGGCCAAAGCGGCTTCATTCGAGCGTTATCTCAAATCCGGTTCTGGGCACGCTTTCGCCAACAAACGGCTGTGGTGACGACCGCGCGCCAGCGTCAAATTTCACATTTCTTCGATATAACGTAGCAATAACAATCTGTTATCGCGAGAACACGAGCCGTAGCTTCTATCGTTTCGTTCGATTCTGACTGGAGGTCAGAAAATGAACATCAAGAGCCTTCTTCTCGGCTCCGCTGCGGCCCTGATCGCAGTTTCCGGTGCGCGCGCCGCCGACGCCGTCGTCGTCGCCGAGCCGGAACCCGCTGAATACGTCAAGATTTGCGACGTCTACGGCGCTGGCTACTTCTACATCCCCGGCACCGAGACATGCCTGCGCATTGGCGGCTATGTCCGTTACGACATCGGCGTCGGTGACGTCGGCTCGTTCGACGGCGCCAAGACGGAGGATCAGCGGTCCGGCAAAGACCAGAGCACCTATTTCAAGAACACCCGCTTCACACTGAAGACCTGGACCGGCCAGGAAACCGAACTCGGCACCTTGAAGACCTATACCGAGACCCGCATCAACTTCGGCAACCACAACAACTACAGCAGCGACAATTATGCTGAAAACAAGGGCATCACGCTGAACTTCGCCTGGATCCAGCTCGGTGGTCTCCGGGTCGGTAAGGATGAATCGGCCTTCAATACGTTCATCGGCTACGCCGGCAACGTCATCAACGACACGCTCGTCCCTTACGGCGGCTTCGACACCAACGTCGTGCAGTACACCTTCGATGCCGGCAACGGCCTGTCGGCTGTGGTTTCGCTGGAAGAAGGCTCGGGTAGCGCCAGCGCTTCGCATGGAATTTACCAGGCCAGCAATTCGGGCAACGATTCGATCGACAGCTACGTACCGGACGTCGTCGGCGGCGTGAAGTACACGCAGGGCTGGGGTGCCATCAGTGGCGTCGCCGCCTATGACAGCACCTGGGATGAGTACGCAGGCAAGGTCCGCTTGGACGTGAATGCGACCAGCCAACTGTCGCTGTTCGTCATCGGCG includes:
- a CDS encoding alpha/beta fold hydrolase yields the protein MSSTEGFSDFFYSAPDGLRLHARVYGAANSGHWPVACLPGLTRNARDFHELALYLSTRSPVPRKVVAFDYRGRGQSAYDPDVSHYNVGVEAGDILAGLAALGIEEAAFIGTSRGGLIIHVLGALRPAALKAIVLNDIGPVIEPAGLAHIQSYLERAPKAKTFAELVNAQRSVHGKDFPVLTDADWTRMVGALYRETNQGVVPDFDPKLVDTVANLDLSQPLPALWPQFDALAAIPLLTIRGANSRLLSADTMRQMREHHPAMETITVDGQGHAPFLETGSLPGDIAAFLDRAER
- a CDS encoding tyrosine-type recombinase/integrase, yielding MTNEAIQEGSPPDPFSMFSSQNSKIKYTYNKIREVKSYRVGELFSVYRDILWDDGRHKYNVSSFIGEIDEILLGERFSALDQSTLDNLIGTLRQRGNSNATINRKMAALSKLLRKAYKMGDIHSLPEFRRQKERAGRIRFLEREEEARLFSAIRTRSEDAYRLSVFLVDTGCRLGEALGLIWNDIQEHRVSFWITKSGRSRTIPMTERVKDVIKLPPTEGRRPKGPFTKLSQAQFRAIWNEAKAEVGLGADDQVVPHILRHTCASRLVQGGIDIRRVQMWLGHQTLSMTMRYAHLATNDLDGCVVVLETPRSEASPHGAESSVFSSPLTAASTPKRGQTGEAGTAKSAKASGKSSKVK
- a CDS encoding porin — translated: MNIKSLLLGSAAALIAVSGARAADAVVVAEPEPAEYVKICDVYGAGYFYIPGTETCLRIGGYIRYDIGVGDIGSFDGARSHDVKDGKDQGTFQKHARFSLKTWTGQETELGTLKTYTETRFNFQNHNDDLDPNSAGNSGPSLNFAWIQLGGLRVGKDESAFDTFIGYAGSVIQDTLVPYGGFDTNVVQYTFDAGNGFSAIVSLEEGSGGTGGAFVHGANHVNAGSYTYYGVGTIDSYVPHVVGGLKWTQGWGAITGVVAYDSNYQEVSGKVRLDVNVSSALSLFIMGGWGTKSHLEDTSYHDYAGGRGFYKPWGGSWAVWGGGTYKFNEKTSFNLQASTDQWKNVGVAANVAYDVVPGLTVTAEVDYSHVGNFGNFDGNFYNWTGGTKKNSVGGMLRFQRSF
- a CDS encoding GIY-YIG nuclease family protein, with the protein product MWYVYLLESKAAEGERYIGVTSDLRRRLAEHNAGKSSHTSKFLPWRIVTYMAFSSQAKAASFERYLKSGSGHAFANKRLW
- a CDS encoding porin, whose product is MNIKSLLLGSAAALIAVSGARAADAVVVAEPEPAEYVKICDVYGAGYFYIPGTETCLRIGGYVRYDIGVGDVGSFDGAKTEDQRSGKDQSTYFKNTRFTLKTWTGQETELGTLKTYTETRINFGNHNNYSSDNYAENKGITLNFAWIQLGGLRVGKDESAFNTFIGYAGNVINDTLVPYGGFDTNVVQYTFDAGNGLSAVVSLEEGSGSASASHGIYQASNSGNDSIDSYVPDVVGGVKYTQGWGAISGVAAYDSTWDEYAGKVRLDVNATSQLSLFVIGGWGSDKNIDRNFYKQWGGHWAVWGGGTYKFNEKTSFNLQASVDGDKNYGVAANIAYDVVPGLTVTAEVDYAHDGKFGDVDDRNWTNADKKNSVGGILRFQRSF